In the Sulfobacillus thermosulfidooxidans DSM 9293 genome, CTGGCCTTGCCAATGGGAGCGTGAACAATTCCCGCCTTTTCCGTACGAAATTCGATCTTACCAGCCTTGATTTCTTTAACGGCATTGGCCACATCAAAGGTCACGGTACCGGTTTTCGGGTTCGGCATAAGTCCTTTGGGTCCAAGAATCTTTCCTAGCCGCCCCACCAACGCCATCATATCGGGCGTAGCTACGGCGACATCGAAGTCTGTCCAACCGGACTGAATGCGTTCGGCCAGCTCTTCGGCTCCGACCACATCAGCCCCCGCCTCTTCAGCTTCCCGAGCCTTTTCTCCTTTAGCAAAGACAACGACTTTTTGGGTTTTCCCAATACCATGCGGCAATACTACGGCTCCTCGCACGACCTGGTCCGAGTGCCTAGGGTCAACGCCCAAACGAATAGCCACTTCAACTGTCTCATCAAATTTGGCCTTGGCTGTTTCTTTGGCCAATTGTACAGCATCCCGAGCATCGTAAAGACGTCCTTTTTCAACTTTCGCTGCCAACTCGGAATAACGTTTTCCTGGCTTCATTCTAAAACCTCCTTGTGGTTAAACGGTCCGATGACCTCCCACCAAGCTTTTCATCCACTTAATTAGTCAACAATATCGACACCCATGCTCCGGGCAGTTCCTTCAATCATACGCATGGCTGCTTCGATCGTCGTGGCGTTCAAGTCTGGCATTTTGGTTTCTGCGATTTCTCGCACTTTGTCACGTGTTAACGTCCCAACCTTTTTCGTGTTGGGATTTGACGATGCCGTTTCCAAACCCAAGGCTTTTTTAATTAACACAGAAGCTGGGGGTGTTTTGGTGACAAATGTAAATGACCGGTCTTCATAGACAGTAATTTCGACAGGGATGATCATCCCCACTTGTCCTTGCGTTCGCTCATTATAGTCTTTAACAAAGGCCATAATGTTGACACCGTGTTGACCTAAAGCAGGACCAACAGGCGGTGCAGGCGTCGCTTTCCCCGCAGGAATCTGAAGTTTTATCACGGCACTAACTTTCTTTGGCACTGTTTTCCCTCATTTCTTACTCCATTTCGGCGACTTGACCAAAATCCACCTCGAGAGGTGTTTCGCGTCCAAACATTGACACGGTCAAGCGCACCTTACCGCGATCCTGGAAAATTTCTTCGATGCGTCCTGAAAAACCTTCAAAGGGCCCTTCTCTGACGGTCACTTCTTGTCCAACCGCTAAATTAATCTTAGGTAATTCCGGCACTCCGGATAGGTCGCTACCCAAGATCATATGCACCTCATGCTCTAAAAGAGGTATCGGTCTTGCACCCGAGCCGACAAAGCCCGTCACACCCGGTGTATTGCGCACCACATACCACGAGTCATCGGTCATAATCATTTCGACCATCACATAACCCGGAAAAACCTTCTTTTTGACAAGCTTCTTCTTGCCATCTTTAACTTCCAGTTCTTCTTCCATGGGCACAATGACTCGAAAGATCTTGTCTTCCATATTCATGGATTCCACACGTTTCTCGAGATTGGCTTTGACCTTATTCTCATATCCCGAATACGTGTGAATCACATACCAGTTCTTCTCCACTGTACCAGCCGCCTTCCCACACAAAAAAATGCGCCAAGCCGGCGTCAGGGTAAGGCCTCCAAGGCGCTTGTACTAGCGAATGAAATTGAGCCCAAGATTAAATAGCGCATCTAGCCCTGAGATAATAAGCGCCACCACTATTGAAAACGACACCACGAATCCTGTGTAGGACAAGGTTTGTCGCGGTGTTGGCCATACCACTTTCTTTAATTCAGATCGCACTTCCCGCAAATATTTTCGGGAACGGTCACGATTGGATACTGTGGCTTTGCCCTTAGCTTCCATCATTTTCCCCATTTCTGTGAAACCAAAACCTACCGAGTCTCACGGTGAATGGTATGGGTGCGACACCACCGGCAATATTTGCGACG is a window encoding:
- the secE gene encoding preprotein translocase subunit SecE — encoded protein: MMEAKGKATVSNRDRSRKYLREVRSELKKVVWPTPRQTLSYTGFVVSFSIVVALIISGLDALFNLGLNFIR
- the rplK gene encoding 50S ribosomal protein L11, whose product is MPKKVSAVIKLQIPAGKATPAPPVGPALGQHGVNIMAFVKDYNERTQGQVGMIIPVEITVYEDRSFTFVTKTPPASVLIKKALGLETASSNPNTKKVGTLTRDKVREIAETKMPDLNATTIEAAMRMIEGTARSMGVDIVD
- the nusG gene encoding transcription termination/antitermination protein NusG produces the protein MEKNWYVIHTYSGYENKVKANLEKRVESMNMEDKIFRVIVPMEEELEVKDGKKKLVKKKVFPGYVMVEMIMTDDSWYVVRNTPGVTGFVGSGARPIPLLEHEVHMILGSDLSGVPELPKINLAVGQEVTVREGPFEGFSGRIEEIFQDRGKVRLTVSMFGRETPLEVDFGQVAEME
- the rplA gene encoding 50S ribosomal protein L1 codes for the protein MKPGKRYSELAAKVEKGRLYDARDAVQLAKETAKAKFDETVEVAIRLGVDPRHSDQVVRGAVVLPHGIGKTQKVVVFAKGEKAREAEEAGADVVGAEELAERIQSGWTDFDVAVATPDMMALVGRLGKILGPKGLMPNPKTGTVTFDVANAVKEIKAGKIEFRTEKAGIVHAPIGKASFSVEALEENLAALVDALNKARPAAAKGVYLRSITISTTMGPGIHVNPQSAQRTVQAV